TCAGGCAGCCGGAGTGCGCAACCTGATCGAAGACCGCCTTCGCGACCCGCTGCTCATTAAGCAAATAATCGTGGTGCTTGGTGATTTGGTCGCGCTGCCGCAGCACTGTTTCTTGCAAGCGCCGCAAGCGGTCCATGGCGTTTATTTTGGCGGCAAGGATCACTTGATTGTAGGGCTTGGCAACAAAATCATCGCCCCCCGCATCAAGGCAACGCGCCAACGCTTCGCTTTCGCTCAGCGACGTCAGGAAAATAATTGGCACCAAAGACTCGCCCGCCATGTGCTTGATTCGGCGCGCTGCTTCGAACCCGTCCATGACCGGCATCAAGGCGTCCATCAAGACCAACTGTGGACGTTCCCTTTCAAAAACATCCACCGCTTCTTGCCCGTTGCTGACACTGATTACGCGATGGCCCTGCCGCCGAACGATGGTGGTCAGCAGCAGGCGATCACTGGCATTGTCGTCAGCAATCAAAATGCACAAGCTTTCGGCTACGCCGGTCATCAGTCAGGCGATCTTGAAGAGTTTGGAAAAGTTGGAGATGGTCAGGATGGTACCCACGTCCTTGTTGCAATTGATCAGACTTATCTTTGAGTTTTCTCCGCCGGCATGGTCACGCAGGAGCAGCAACATGCCGAGTGCCGAGCTGTCCAGGTAACTGGTGTCCTTAAGGTCGACCACAAAACGCCGCGGCGTGCCTTCAGACCCTTCATAAGCCCCACGAAAGTCTTGATGCGCGGCGAAGTCAAAGCGGCCCGTGATAGTAATGGTCAGCTCTTCCCCGTCACGGGAGAGCTCGGAGGTAACGGACATGGTTGAATTCCTTCGGTCAGCTAGGGGCGCAATACAAAAAGGCTTTTAGCATTTCTAACGACCTTGCAGCAAATTCCATATCTAGCGGCAACCACGAACCTGGCGCTATAAGGAGTCGTGGCGGGGCAACCGCTGGGACAATTCGTCGAGCAATTTCTGCTCACGTTTGTCCTCCAATTGCCGAGCCTCGTCGATGTAGCGTTGCACTAATTTTCGCAGACCTTCTACCCGCGCGTAGCATTGCTGCCAAGCGCCGCGCGCTTTATCGAGGTTTGTTTGGTGCCAGGTCAAGCTTTGCCGCTGCTGAGACACGGCCGTTTCCAGTTGGTTGAGGAAGTTCTGATAGTTCATTAGCCATTGCCCTGAGACGCCGGTCGCACCCTTTTCAATCCACTGCATTTGGTAGTCAGTACGGAAACGCTCAAGGTCACCAAGCTTGGTCAGCGCTAACTGGACCTGCCCCTGAAAATGCCCGAGACGCTGGACCGCTGCGCGCTCGGCTTTTTCCGCCATGTCGACCACCGGTGCCAAACGCACTGCACGGGGCTGAGCCATGACTAGCCTCCGCCGGCAATAGGATTAAACACCGCCGCCAGCTGCGCGCCACTTTCTTGCAGGCTTTCATTATCATCTAGCCCTTGGCGCAGGTATCGCACCAAGGCGGGCTGCAGGGAGATCGCCATGTCGGTTTCACGGTCGCCGCCTGCCACGTAGGCGCCGACGCTGATCAGATCACGGCTCTGCTGGTAACGTGACCACATCTGCTTGAAGCGCTGTGCCTGCTGCATGTGCTCTGGAGTGACTACCGAAGGCATAACCCGACTGATGGACGCTTCGATATCGATGGCCGGGTAATGACCTTCTTCGGCCAACCGCCTGGACAGCACAATGTGCCCATCGAGCACGCCCCGTGCCGCATCCGCGATGGGGTCTTGCTGATCATCGCCCTCGGACAACACGGTATAGAACGCAGTGATCGATCCACCGCCCGCCTCTGCATTACCGGCGCGCTCAACTAGTTTGGGCAGCTTGGCAAACACCGACGGTGGATAGCCTTTGGTGGCGGGCGGCTCACCGATGGCCAGCGCAATTTCACGCTGGGCTTGCGCAAATCGAGTCAAAGAGTCCATTAACAGCAGTACATTTTTGCCTTTGTCACGGAAATATTCGGCAATTCGCGTGCAATACATAGCCGCCCGCAGCCGCATCAGCGGCGCATCATCAGCAGGCGAAGCAACCACCACCGAGCGCTTGAGGCCTTCTTCGCCAAGAATATTTTCGATAAATTCCTTGACCTCGCGACCGCGCTCGCCAATCAGGCCAACCACGATGATGTCGGCCTCGGTAAAGCGGGTCATCATTCCCAACAGGACACTTTTACCGACACCCGTACCCGCAAACAAACCCAGGCGCTGGCCACGGCCGACCGTCAATAATCCGTTGATGCTGCGAATGCCTACGTCCAACGGCTGGCTAATAGGGTCGCGCTTGAGCGGGTTGATAGTGGGGCCATCCATTGGCACCCAATCTTCGGCTTTCATGCCGCCCTTACCATCGAGTGCACGGCCTGCGCCATCGAGTACCCGACCCAGCATGCCGATGCCCATAGGCAAGCGACCGGTATCGGCCAACGGCACAACGCGGGCCCCGGGCGCAATGCCCGCGACGCTGCCGACGGGCATCAAAAATACCTTAGAGCCGGAAAACCCCATGACCTCGGCTTCGACCTCTACCGGGTGATGGCTGTCGTCGTTGATAACAACACAGCGACTGCCCATGGCGGCGCGCAGGCCTTCGGCTTCCAGGGTCAAGCCGACCATCCGCAATAAACGCCCTTCCACCACCGGCTGCGTTGCCAATTCTATGGCATCGGTGTAAGAGCTCAAACGCTTGCCGAAGCTGGTCCGCTCAAGATACATCGCGGGCTTCTGTATTAACCAAGGGCTCAACAGGCGGCTCGATAACAGCCGGATCAACGCTGGTAAACGCTGGAACCGCGTCGAGATCAATACTCACGTCGGCCGCTGCCGGATGCAGCGCTTGATCGTGCAACTGGTCGAACATCTTCGCCAGCGCTTGGGAAATACGAGTTTCGATGGTGGCGTCAATTCGACTGAATTCAGTTTCAACCCGGCAGCCTCCGGCCTCCAAGGTATCGTCTTCAACGATGCGCCAAGTTTCTTCGTGGCGCTCGCGCAACGCCTTGACCTGCTCGAAGTCTTGAGGGTTGATGAAAATTCGAATGTTTTGCGCGCCCATGGGCAACAACTTCAACGCGTCACGCAGGACCCGGCCGATTTGGCGGGAGTCAGTGACCAGTTCGCGCTGAATGACCTGACGGGTAATGTGTCCAACCAGCTCGATCAGGGATTTTTCAATCTGCGAGTCCTGCTCGGCAATCGGCTCAAGCAAATGAGTCATCAAGTGTTCAAGGCTGTCCAGTTTGGCGGCCAGGGCGACTTCGGCTTCGTGCCGGACTTTGAGTTGCGTGCTGTGGAAGCCTTCCTTTTCGCCGGTCGCAAAACCTTCGTTATACGCCTCCTGGCGAATACCTTCCAACTCTTCGAGCGTCAACGGCTGAACTTCGTCCAGCGGCACTTCTTCCATTTCAGCAGGGGTTTGCAGAGCAGGTTCAGGGGCCGGTGGCGGCTCTTGATACGGGTCGAAGCTGGGCAGCGACCAAATATCAAAACCGCCCACGTCCTTGGCACGAATCAGTTCGCTAGGTGGCTCTTTTTTTGGAGTAAACATGTGTCGATCCTCAGATCATTTCTTCGCCGCCCTTGCCACCGAGAACGATTTCTCCGGCTTCGGCCATACGGCGAGCGATGGTGAGGATTTCTTTCTGGGCCGTCTCAACATCACTGACGCGCACCGGTCCTTTGGCCTCAAGGTCATCGCGCAACAGTTCGGCAGCGCGCTTGGACATGTTCTTGAAAATCTTTTCCTTGATGGCTTCGTCGGAGCCTTTGAGCGCCAACACCAGCACATCGGAAGACACTTCGCGCAGCAACGCTTGGATGCCACGGTCGTCAACATCAGACAGGTTGTTGAAGACGAACATCAGGTCTTCAATCTGCGTCGACAATTCGCCATCGATTTCGCGGATCGCGTCCATCAACTGGCCTTCAATCGAGCTGTCGAGGAAGTTCATTATATCGGCAGCACGCTTGATACCACCCAGGGTGGTGCGCGATGCATTGGAGTTGCCGGAGAACTGCTTCTCTAGAATCTGGTTCAATTCTTTGAGGGCCGCAGGCTGCACTGTATTAAGCGAGGACACGCGCAAAATGATGTCTAGGCGCACTTTTTGATCGAAGTGACCCAGCACTTCACCGGCTTGGTCCGGGTCCAGATAAGCCACTACAATCGCCTGAATCTGCGGGTGCTCGTAGCGAATGACGTCAGCAACGGCTCGAGGCTCCATCCATTTAAGGCTGTCCAGCCCGCTGGTATTTCCGCCCAACAGGATGCGATCGATGAGGCCGTTGGCCTTATCCTCACCAAGAGCCTGGGTGAGCATTTTGCGAATGTAGCCGTCGGCACCCACGCCAAGGCTCGTCTGGTCACCGACGATTTCGACGAATTCGCTCATGACTAGTTCAACTTCCTCGCGGTGTACATTGCGCATTTGCGCCATGGCAACACCGACCCGCTGAACCTCTTTAGGACCCATGTGCCGAAGCACTTGTGCTGCGTCGGTTTCACCGAGGGAGAGCAGTAAAATCGCGGCTTTGTCTACCCGTGTCAGTTTTGTGGGAAGCGCTCGAGTCTCACTCATCTGCATTAATCCACTCTTTCACGACCTGAGCCACACGGCCCGGGTCTTCAGCAACCAGACTCTTGATCGCATTTAATTGCGCGTCGTAACCCTCAGTCGGGCTAGGCAACATTATGCTTTGCGGGCCACCGAGGCTGACGCGGTCGTTGGCCAGTTCGCCACCTAGACCGCCCATGCCGCCAAGCTCGGCATCACCATCAGAACCAAGCTGTTGTCTGCTCTTGCCGCTAGTGATGTTGTTGAGCACTGGCCGCAACACGCCAAACACCAACACCAGAATAAACAGCACGCCTAACACTTGTTTGACGATGTCCCAAAACCAGGGTTGTGAGTAAAACGCGATATCGGGAATCACTTCGCCACGATCGGGGGCGAATGGCACGTTGACCACGCTTACGCTGTCGCCACGGCTGGCGTTGAAACCAACCGCGTCTTGTACTAATCGGGTAAAGCGCGCCAACTCATCGGCATTCCACGGTATGTGGGTGACTTCGCCCGTCTTGGCATCGACCTTGGACTTATCGTCCACCACCACGGCAACGGACAAGCGATTAACGCGACCCTGCTGCTGCTTGGTATGGCTGATGGAACGGTCCAGTTCGAAGTTTTTGGTGGACTGTTGACGCTTGTCTGCCGGGTAAGGAGCAAGCATTGGCTGGCCGGTCGCCGGGTCCATGATTTGCTGGCCATTGGCATCAAGCAACGGCTGGCCTGGCTGAATCGATGCGGTGGCGGAACTGCTCGCCGCACCAGCGGCTTGTGGCGCAGTCGCCGGGCCTGGCGGTTGATTGCTCAGGGCCCCGGGAACACCTGACGATCCTGAACTGGACGTGCGCTGTTCGCTGACCGATTGCTCGCTGCGTAAGGCAGGTTGATCCGGGTTGAAACTTTCAGCGGTGGATTCAACGGCGCTGAAATCTACGTCAGCAGACACTTCAGCCTTGTAACGGTCATTGCCCAAAATCGGCTGCAGGATGCTTTGCACACGCTGTGTCAGCATACTTTCCATGCGACGACTGTAATCAAACTGCTTGCCGGCCATGCTCAATTCGGAGTTCTGGTTCTGATCGGACAACAGCGTGCCCTTCTGATCGACCACAGTGATTTGCGATTTGCTCAATTCAGGAACGGCAGTTGCCACCAAATTCATGATCGCCAGCACTTGGCCTGGCTCCAGTGAGCGGCCAGCATACAACTCGATCAAAACCGAAGCGCTTGGTTTACGCTCATCTCGAACAAACACAGAGCTTTTGGGAATCGCCAAATGCACCCGCGCACCTTTGACGTTGTTCAAG
The nucleotide sequence above comes from Pseudomonas sp. AB6. Encoded proteins:
- the fliF gene encoding flagellar basal-body MS-ring/collar protein FliF, with amino-acid sequence MAESVGDNLPAKSGAAGKSPLFGLSFLENLAEMTMLRQVGLMVGLAASVAIGFAVVLWSQQPDYKPLYASLAGMDTKQVMETLSAADIPYTVEPSSGALLVRSDDLQRARIKLAGAGVAPSDGNIGFEILDKDQGLGTSQFMEATRYRRGLEGELARTISSLNNVKGARVHLAIPKSSVFVRDERKPSASVLIELYAGRSLEPGQVLAIMNLVATAVPELSKSQITVVDQKGTLLSDQNQNSELSMAGKQFDYSRRMESMLTQRVQSILQPILGNDRYKAEVSADVDFSAVESTAESFNPDQPALRSEQSVSEQRTSSSGSSGVPGALSNQPPGPATAPQAAGAASSSATASIQPGQPLLDANGQQIMDPATGQPMLAPYPADKRQQSTKNFELDRSISHTKQQQGRVNRLSVAVVVDDKSKVDAKTGEVTHIPWNADELARFTRLVQDAVGFNASRGDSVSVVNVPFAPDRGEVIPDIAFYSQPWFWDIVKQVLGVLFILVLVFGVLRPVLNNITSGKSRQQLGSDGDAELGGMGGLGGELANDRVSLGGPQSIMLPSPTEGYDAQLNAIKSLVAEDPGRVAQVVKEWINADE
- the fliG gene encoding flagellar motor switch protein FliG, translating into MSETRALPTKLTRVDKAAILLLSLGETDAAQVLRHMGPKEVQRVGVAMAQMRNVHREEVELVMSEFVEIVGDQTSLGVGADGYIRKMLTQALGEDKANGLIDRILLGGNTSGLDSLKWMEPRAVADVIRYEHPQIQAIVVAYLDPDQAGEVLGHFDQKVRLDIILRVSSLNTVQPAALKELNQILEKQFSGNSNASRTTLGGIKRAADIMNFLDSSIEGQLMDAIREIDGELSTQIEDLMFVFNNLSDVDDRGIQALLREVSSDVLVLALKGSDEAIKEKIFKNMSKRAAELLRDDLEAKGPVRVSDVETAQKEILTIARRMAEAGEIVLGGKGGEEMI
- the fliJ gene encoding flagellar export protein FliJ, translated to MAQPRAVRLAPVVDMAEKAERAAVQRLGHFQGQVQLALTKLGDLERFRTDYQMQWIEKGATGVSGQWLMNYQNFLNQLETAVSQQRQSLTWHQTNLDKARGAWQQCYARVEGLRKLVQRYIDEARQLEDKREQKLLDELSQRLPRHDSL
- the fliH gene encoding flagellar assembly protein FliH; translated protein: MFTPKKEPPSELIRAKDVGGFDIWSLPSFDPYQEPPPAPEPALQTPAEMEEVPLDEVQPLTLEELEGIRQEAYNEGFATGEKEGFHSTQLKVRHEAEVALAAKLDSLEHLMTHLLEPIAEQDSQIEKSLIELVGHITRQVIQRELVTDSRQIGRVLRDALKLLPMGAQNIRIFINPQDFEQVKALRERHEETWRIVEDDTLEAGGCRVETEFSRIDATIETRISQALAKMFDQLHDQALHPAAADVSIDLDAVPAFTSVDPAVIEPPVEPLVNTEARDVS
- a CDS encoding STAS domain-containing protein, with translation MSVTSELSRDGEELTITITGRFDFAAHQDFRGAYEGSEGTPRRFVVDLKDTSYLDSSALGMLLLLRDHAGGENSKISLINCNKDVGTILTISNFSKLFKIA
- the fliI gene encoding flagellar protein export ATPase FliI; the encoded protein is MYLERTSFGKRLSSYTDAIELATQPVVEGRLLRMVGLTLEAEGLRAAMGSRCVVINDDSHHPVEVEAEVMGFSGSKVFLMPVGSVAGIAPGARVVPLADTGRLPMGIGMLGRVLDGAGRALDGKGGMKAEDWVPMDGPTINPLKRDPISQPLDVGIRSINGLLTVGRGQRLGLFAGTGVGKSVLLGMMTRFTEADIIVVGLIGERGREVKEFIENILGEEGLKRSVVVASPADDAPLMRLRAAMYCTRIAEYFRDKGKNVLLLMDSLTRFAQAQREIALAIGEPPATKGYPPSVFAKLPKLVERAGNAEAGGGSITAFYTVLSEGDDQQDPIADAARGVLDGHIVLSRRLAEEGHYPAIDIEASISRVMPSVVTPEHMQQAQRFKQMWSRYQQSRDLISVGAYVAGGDRETDMAISLQPALVRYLRQGLDDNESLQESGAQLAAVFNPIAGGG